Sequence from the Flavobacterium sp. TR2 genome:
CAATTACTTGGTCTGTAGCCGTACAGCCGCTTTCCAAATTGGTTGCAGTAAGCGTGTAAAGAGTCGTTTCTGTCGGATTGGCTATTGGGCTAGAAATATTAGCATTTGATAAACCTGCCAATGGACTCCAGCTATAGACAGTTCCCGCTAAGGCATCAGTCCCGATAATTCTCCCAGAACTATTGGCAATACACGATTTGGTAAAATCAGTTCCTGCATCTGCAATTGGAATTGCCGAATATACGCTTACCGTAACATCATCCGTAGCAATACAGCCAGTTCTGCTATTTGTTGCTTTTACCGTATAAGTTGTGGTAGCAGCAGGATTTGCTATAGGATTGGATATTGTTGTGCTTGATAACCCCTCAGACGGACTCCAACTATAAACTGTTTCGGGTTCTGGCTGTGAACCAATTTCTTTACCGCTGCTAAATTGCGTACAGGTTTTGGCAAAAGGCGTTCCTGCATTTGCAATAGGCGCTGTTAGATCTACCGTTACCAAAACGGTGTCGGTAGCTTTACAGCCATTTGTCATATTGATGGCTTCTAATGTGTAAACAGTGGTAACTGACGGATTGGCTATTGGGTTGGCTATATCAGCAGCTGAAAGTCCTGTTACTGGGCTCCATACATATTGCGTGTCGGGCATGGCTTGTTCTCCAATAGCTTTTCCATTTTGGTTCGCCGAACAGGTTTTAGTAAAATCAATGCCAGCATTGGCAATAGGTTTTTCAGTATTTACGGTTACCAAAACAGCATCGGTTACAGCACATCCTGTTGCTGTGTTTACTGCCGTCAACGTATAAGTTGTGGTGATGTCAGGATTGGCAATTGGGTCTGAAATGGTACTGTCGGATAATCCCGCGCTTGGAGTCCAACTATAACTAATTCCAAGTTCTGAGGCAGAACCAATTTTATTTCCATTTGCGAAGGAAGTGCAGCTTTTTGTAAAATCATTTCCAGCAATAGCATTTGGAGGAGTAATGGCAACGGTAGCTACAACAGTATCTGTAGCCGTACATCCTCCAACAATTTGAGTAGCTGTCAGAGTATAAGTGGTTGTAGCTGTCGGGTTAGCAATTGGATTAGCAACTGTAGCATCAGATAGACCTAATGTTGGACTCCAGCTATACGTTACTCCGTCAACTGGAACTGCCCCAATCTGTTTCCCTGAAGGGTTAGAATTGCACGTTTTTGTAAAATCAGTTCCTGCATCTGCAATTGGTATTTGGAGAGATTCGTTTATAGTAGCCGTTGCCGGATCTGAAACACATGACTCCTGACCTAAAAACCGAACAGTAAATACATGATTTCCCGGTTTCAATCCCGTAAACACATTAGAGCTTTGATACGCTCCGCCGTCTGCATTGTATTCATAACGGCTATCTCCCAAGTAAGAAGAGTTTAAAGTCACAGTTCCTGTAGGCACGCTGCAAGTAGGCTGAGCTGTAACTGTTGCAGATAACCCGTTGGGAGTTGTTAATGTAGCATAATTTATAGTGTTCGATCTTGGACTTAAAACATTGTCGTTTTGGGCATAAACACGATAATAATAAGTGGTTCCATTCGTAAGGCCCGTAACTTTTTTTGATAACACATTTCCAACATCCAAATTATCATAACCCGCTACAAAATTGGTGAAATTAATGTCTGTAGCCACATCCAGATAATATTTTGTCGCACTGGCTGAAGCCTCCCAATTGGCGGTTATTTCACTACAAGTGGCACCTGTTCCTGCAATCGCTGTTGGCGCATCCGGTGATTGGCCTCTACTTACAGTTACTTCTATAGTCTTAGAATGTTTGTAATCAATATCACGAAATTGTCCTCTGTAGATGGTAAAAGCGGTAAATTTAAGTGTATAAACCCCTGGCAATGCATTTGGAATTAAAAAATTTTGAATGTTTGCAGTAGCAACATCACCCAGAGGATCAGTTATACTCCATTGAAAACTGAGATCATCTCCGGGAGCACCAGTATATTCTCCATTCAAAAAAATGGTTTCCCCCACGAATACAGTAGGATTGGCTGTAGGGATCGCTGTTAGAGAACCTCCTGTATTCATTAAATCTAAAAAGTTTAACCCTGTAGGACTATCGTCATTTATATAATCGCAGATGGCATATTTTATAGAGTCAATAAACAGTGCCTGATCTGTAACGCAATTTCCCGTTAATCCTACTTTGTCAACTTGAAGACTGCTGTTTTGAGGAAGCCTTAAACTTGCCTGATTAATAAATTCAATGTGGGCTTTGGGCTGAAGATTTTTGGTTACTATTATTTCGCTGGCATTAATGGCAAAGGAAGGATTGGCATTTGATCCGTTTAAGATTAAAGCACCATCAATGAGTAATTGGTTGAAAGGTTTCGTTGTAATGCCTGCACTTGAAATATCAATGTTTTTACTAAATTGAATGTGAACATTATGAGTGCCATCAAACTCACCAGGATATCCCTGCGGAGCTTTTCCTGAAGGTATCACCCATTGGCTCCCATCATAATACTCCCAAGTGATAAGCGCTTGCCAGTCTCCCGAATTTACCGATCTGTAATCACCGACTGTCTGTCCAAAAGCAAAAGTTGTGCAGAGCAGCATTATAAGTAGAATTTTTTTCATACGAAATCCATTTATAAATTTGATCTGGGTGCATCACTGAATTAATTTATTGGCTCGTTTTGACTACTTAAACAATGTAAAGCTCCTACATACACCTAAGTATCTAAATATCAACAACTAATATAGCAAAAAATTTTAACAAATAATCGTTTTGAAAATGTAAAAAACAAGTTTGTTCTATTACTTAAAAATGACTATCGTTTAGTCAAAACATTTACTTTTTTACCTCGATACATGATCTGAAAGATCTGTTGAATTGATTTCAATGTTTTCTCGAAAGAAAAAAATGCTAATTTTATATCAAAAGCTTTTCAGTAAAACTAACCTTCTGAATCTAAGCGATATGATTGCTAATATCTTATTAAAACAACTTCTAGACATTCTATAATGGAAAAAATCAAAGATGCAAATAAGAACCGTTTCCACTGCTTCACAAGCCTTGTGTATCAAAAACTAAATGCTCCAAAAAAAGGGCTGTTAATGCTAAGCGTTTATGTTTTTTTAGGTAGCCAGACAGCCAGAGAATCCCATGCATACGCAGCTCAGGAAATACCCGGAAAAATAGAATGCGAATTCTATGATCTGGGCGGTCAAGGTATAGCTTACTCTGATTTGGACAGTGTCAATAATGGAAGCGGAAAACTAAATCCTGTAAATGGAAATCCTCTGAATGAATTCCGAATCAATGAAGGAGTTGATATTTCGTATACCAAATCGGACAGCATCGACAATAGCTCCTACAGCAAAATCCCAGTAAAACTAGAACAGCTTTATGTAGGCTGGACACAACCTGCAGAATGGCTCAAATACACTGTTGAGGTAAAAAAAGCAGGCAGGTATAAAATAGGTCTTCTCTACACTGCTAATGGAGACGGCGCCATCTCTATTGATGCCAATGGAAAGGACGCCACTGGAAAGATGAAAATAATTTCTACACATGATGATAGCGATCCCGTGCCTTGGCGACAGTGGCACCATTGGAGCAGCTCTGACAATATAGGAAGCATAACCCTTAAAAAAGGCCAACAAACACTCACACTTCATATCATAGAAAACGGTAATATGAATTTAGACTATTTGACTTTTACAGCTTACTAATGTTTTTCTGTTAATTTTAAATAGAACTAAGATATACAAACAGCTCAAATCTGGACTTTTAAACAAAATATATTCGGACGTTTAAACAAAATGAGCACAGGCGGCATAAGCTAACTTTGTCCATTATAAAATTTAAAAAACAAATTTAAAATGGAACACAGTAATTATTATGGTGCACTTCAAAAAGCCATAGGCTCAGGATTTAATGCTTCATCAACAGCACAGGAAGTAATTAGAGGGATTGATCTTCAGGGAAAAACCGCTATTGTAACAGGAGGAAATACAGGGATCGGACTGCAGACTGTCAAAACGCTTTGCCAAGCAGGCGCTCAAGTTGTCGTGCCTGCAAGAGACATAAAAAAAGCCGCAAGAAATCTCGTTGGGATACCTAATGTAACGATTGAAGAAATGGATCTTATGAACCCCCACTCCATAGATGCTTTTGCTGAAAAGTTTCTCCTTACAGGCAAACCACTGCATTTGCTGATAAACAATGCAGGAATTATGTGGGTGCCTTTAAGAAGAGACCGCCGCGGATACGAATCGCAGCTTGCAACCAATTATCTTGCAGTCTTTCAGCTTACAGCCAGACTTTGGGAAGCACTCAAAAAAGCGGAGGGAGCCCGAGTGGTGAATGTTTCTTCGAGTGGCCATCAATTTTCAGATTTTGATTTCCTAGACCCCAATTTCCTAAACAGAGAATATGAGACTTTAAAGGCATACGGACAATCCAAAACAGCTGTAAACCTTTTTTCAATAGAACTCGACAAAAGGGCAGAACATCATAACGTGCGTGTCTATGCCTTATGTCCGGGAGCTGTGGGCGAAACAGAATTAGCAAGAGAAGCTCCTGCTGATCTATTTCACAAACTGGGATTCAGTGATGCGCAGGGAAACATCCTGCAAGAAGTTGCCTCATCCTTAAAAACCATTCAGCAAGGCGCAGCTACAACCGTATGGGCAGCTACCAGCAAACTTCTTGACAACATTGGCGGGGTATATTGTGAAAATGCAGACATCGCAGATTTAAGTTCTGACACGTCTATAATCGGCGGCATAAAACCGTATTCTCTGGATAAGGCAAATGCAGAAAAATTATGGACTTTAAGTGAAGAAATGACGGGCCTAACATTTAATATCAGCTAAAATTGGTATCTTTAAACCATAGAGTCATTATGGATTATCAGGTAAATTATATCACAAGGGAAATAAAACTTTCTAATTATACAGGCAGACTCTTTAAAACAGAGGCTGCCTTTGATGACCATCTACTTGTGTGGCTAATCTCAGGGGAAACAAAAATCATCCAAACAGATCAAAGCTTTATATTTGGCGCGGGCAGCACTTTTCTGCTGCCACGAAACCAGCTGGCCACCATAATCAATATTCCTAAAGACGGTCTACCGCACAAGGCAGTTGCCATGCATCTGTCTACTCAAAGACTTAGAGATTTTTACAGCCATGCAGATTCAGCACCCAAGACCTCCAAATCACACATCTTAGACTTTGGAAGTCATCCTCTGCTTTCAAGCTGTATGGCTTCGCTCATTCCTTATTTTGAAATGCAGGACAATTTTCCCGAAAACATAGCTTCATTGAAAATCACTGAAGCCATTTCGATCCTCAGAACCATCAACGCAGATATTGACTCCATTCTGACAGACTTTGCAGTGCCAGGCAAGATTGACTTAGCCGCTTTTATGGAAAAAAATTTTATGTTTAATATGCCTTTGGAAAAATTTGGCTATCTAACCGGCAGAAGCTTAACTACCTTTAAACGCGATTTCTACAAAGCCTTTAGTCTTACACCTCAGCGTTGGCTTACTAAGAAAAGATTGGACGCCGCATACTATCAGCTAACTGAAAAAAACAGGAAGCCCTCTGATGTCTATTATGAAATAGGATTTGAGAATCTATCCCATTTTTCATTTGCCTTCAAAAAACAGTTTGGCTGCTCCCCTACTGAGCTGAAAAAAGTATAAGTCTCAATATTATATACAGGTATTCATTAAAAAGATCTCTGCAATCTCATTCTATACGATTTTAAACAAAAAAAGCAGGAAATGATTCCTGCTTTTTTTTATATCTGCCCTCTTTAGAGCATATTTTTGCAATAGTACTATCTTTTCTATAATGATGCAGACACCTAAATTACATTATCGTTGATGCCATTACATAGAAGAAATCAAAAATTCGCTTCTACGGTTTTTAAGATGCTCCTGCTCCGAACATTTAACCCCATCCTTGCATCTGTTAAGAAGCCTGCTCTCACCATACCCTTTTCCTTTAAGGCGATCAGCGGCAATGCCTTTTGTTTTGAACCATGCCATAATAGATTTTGCTCTTTTGTCTGATAAAACCATATTAGATTGGGCAGAAGAACGGCTGTCAGTATGCGAGCGTATATCGATTTTCATATTTGGATATTCTTGCATAACTGCCAAGATTTTTTCCAGTTCAATGGCTGCCTGATCTGTGATATTCCATTTTCCTAAATCAAAATAAATCATAGAGATGTTCAGTGTTTTAGCAAGATCCGTTCCTACTTTAACCGTCTTTATCTCTGGAATCGCTATAGCTGCAATCTGTTCTTTTTCTAGGGTAAAATCTAATCTATTGTCTAGTGCAGTGCCAATTGCAATAACGTTCTCTTTTCGAGGATACATTTTTCGCACCACTGTCACAAAATACTTTTTACTGCAGTTTACTTTAAAGCTGTAGTTTCCGTCTTTTCCTGTTTCTGCTGTTTCAAGTGCCTGATTGTTCTGGTCAAGGAGCGTAACCGTTGCTCCTTCAATAGGCATTTGTGACTTGCTGTCAAAAATAGTACCGATCAGAGTTCTCTCGCAAACGAGTTTTCTGGTTTCTGTAAAACTGTAAATATCATCACTTCCCATGCTTCCTTTTCTATTTGAAGAGAAATATCCTTTACGGTTAGTACTATTTATAATAAAAGCAAAATCATCAAACTTTGTATTTATTGGTTCTCCAATATTTTGAACTTGGTCAAAACTTCCGTTTTCAAGAATTTTTGAAACCACTACATCAAGTCCCCCAAGCCCCGGACGCCCATCAGTCGCAAAATAAAGTTCATTGTCATCTGAAATGAATGGAAAGGTTTCTCTGCCCTCTGTGTTGATCTGAGGGCCGAGGTTCTCCGGCTTGCCATATGATCCGTCTGGTCTGATCAGGACGCAAAACAAATCCGACTGGCCTAGAGTCCCCGGCATATCAGATGCAAAATATAGCTTTTTATCATCTAGACTTAGGGCTGGGTGCGCTGTGCTATATTTGTCGCTATTGAAAGGAAGTTCCACTATATTGGTCCATTTCCCATCGATTAAACTTGCTTTATACAATTTTAGGAGCGTAATATTTTTATCGTCCTTACCTCGTTTTCCGTCCAGATAATTGTTTCTCGTAAAATACATCGTCTTTCCGTCTTTTGTAAATACAGGAGTCGATTCGTTAAACTTAGAATTAATTTCTTTAATTAACAGAATCGGACTGCCTGTACTCGCGTCAGGATTGATTGGGGCAATATATAAATTGGTAAAATTCTTATTGGTCCACTTAAATGTTTTTCCGTCCTTACTATCAATCTGTCTTGCAGAACTGAATACTAGATTATTTCCTAAAAAGGCGCTTCCAAAGTCTGAACTCTCTGAGTTTACCGACGCAGGAGAAATTTCAAACCGTCCAGAGCTCATCTGTATCTGTTCCAGATAATTTCTATTGTTTTCAAAGAGAATTCCTCTACTATCCGTTGCATTCTTCTTATTGAACTGCTCCAAAATTTTGTCGGCCTTTGCATAATCGGCAGCTGATTTGAGGCACTGTGCATAACGGTATAGGTATTCTGGCTCCTGATTTGGGTTTAGGGCAAAAAGTCTGTCGTACCACAGAGCTGCTTTAGGCAATTCTGCATTAAAATAATAAGCATTTCCTAATCTTTGGAACATCTTTTCATCTTCAACTCCTTTTGCTGCCAGCTTTTCATAAATGTTTATAGCATCAGCATAGGCATAATTATTATATTCTTTTTCTGCCTTCTCTAATAGTGCTTTCTGCGCTGTAGCGCTCAAAAAGCAAAAAGACAGCATAATCGTGTACAGTATTTTTTTAAAGTCCATAATTAGAAAAATCTTGGTGATGTGATTCGGTTATAGCCCTTCATGAACTCAAAGCGCAGAAAGATCTCGTGAGAGCCTGAATTATAATGCCTCAGCTGGGTAGTTTCATGGTCATAAGCATATCCAACGTACAAACTTTTACTGATCTGAAATCCAGCCATGGCACTTAAAGCTGCACTCCATCTATAAGACAAACCTGCTGCAAACTTGTCGTTGAATAAAAAGTTTGCGGAAACATCCAACTGGAGCGGCGACCCATCGACCATTTTAAGAAGTGCTGCAGGTTTGAACTTAATCTCTTCGTAACGGTCCAGATTAAATACATATCCAGCTATTAAATAATAATTGATGCGTTCTTTGTAAATGGCATAATCATTATCATTGTAACGGTTTGTCTGAATAAAATTCGGAACTGACAAGCCTACATATCCTTTGTCAGAATGATAGTAAACCCCTGCTCCAATGTTAGGAGTAAACTTATTTTTAAAATTCGAAAACTGCTGATCGCCTTGGTTTTCCATGGTCAGCTTGTTTGGATCCAGATTGAAAACATTAGCTGATCCTTTGATACCAAAAGATAATTTAGCTTCAGCCGATGTCTGGATAGAATAGGAAATGTCCGCTGAAAAGTTAGTTTCGTTTGTGGGGCCGATCTTATCATTAACCAAAGAGAAGCCCAATCCTAAACCGCTGCTGTTAATTGGCGCATTTAACGACAAAGTACTTGTTTCAGGAGCTCCATCGAGTCCTACCCATTGGGTACGGTAAAGCCCGAAAATACTCATAACGCCCCTAGAACCCGCATAAGCAGGATTAATGCTAATTGTGTTATGCATATATTGGGTGTACTGCGCATCCTGCTGCGCAAAACCAACTGCTGAACAAAACAATAATAGTAAAGTTATTTTTTTCATTTATATATTTTTAAAACAATGGCTCAGACATGGCCGAGCCATTTTTGTTTATATGGAAATATTATTTAGCCAGATAAAGATATCCTGCTTCCTGCTTTGGTTTAGAAGCGCTGTCTTTATACTTCAGAATGTAATAATAAGTTCCTTCAGGCAGTCCTTCTGATCCTTTTACAGTTGTTCTTCCTTCTGAATAGCCTTTAAATACAATATCATTATTGTTGTAATGATCTCTATCAAATACCAGAACTCCCCATCTGTTGTAAATCTGGACTGTATTGTCTGGATAGCACTCAATTCCTTTGATGTAGAATCTCTCATTCATACCATCGCCATTTAAAGAAACAGCATTATAAATTTTTATGCTACAGCCATTCAGCTCTATAACTGTCGGATTATCTCCGTTTATGTTCTCAGAATCAGACTGGTCTGTCGCAACAATGCCACTCTGCGTGCTTCCTGAAACTGTTGCTTGATTGCTTAAGTGACCAGCATTTATATCTGCCTGAGTTAAAGTATATGTTCCAGTAAATGTCAAGCTATCACTCTGCCCTACACCTAATGATATTGGACCTCCCGTAATCGTAATTCCTGGAAGAATATCAGAAATTAGCACATTATTTAGAGTAGCATTTCCTGTATTTGTAACTGTGAAAGTATAAGTCAGAGTTTCGCCTGCTTCAACATTTCCGTTTCCGTTTTCATCGTTGAGTTTCACTTTCATAACAAGAGATACTGAAGGTTTTTCAACAAAAATGCGGACAGTTGCTGAACTGCAGTTACCTGGATTTGCTTTCTCACAGATTTGATATGTCAAAATATAATCGCCGCCTTTTGTTCCTGGAGCAACGTCAATAGTTCCGTCCTGATTCAGGGTAATTCCTTGCGGGAACTTGTCTGCTGTTAGAATAACATCCACAGGATTTACCGGAAGACCATTTAATTTATCATTCTTTAAAACATTGATAGCTTCTAATGAGCCATTAATTCCATCGGCAGTTGTAAAATCGTCATCATTTCCTGCATTAATTCCGAAATGAGGTTTAGCAGTACAGCCTGATGTAGCCGAAGGATAATTTACAGTTACTGACTGTGTAGGATTCAAGCTAAATTGCATTGTCACGGCAGGTCTTGTCAATTCAAATCCGTCATTGCCTTCAATCCATTGTCCGTTAGCCAATATCCATCCTGGCCAATCGGTTGGCAAATTGTTCCCATCTACTGCTGTACCCGGCCACAATACATTACCATTTAAAGGCATTCCTGTCTGTGTCGCTACAACGCGGTTCGAAGAATCAACCCAATTGATTGTCAGTAAACCAGAAGGCGTGAAATTATCTGCTTTTACACTATAAGATACATATGCTGCATTATTAAAACAGTAGCTCTCTGCTTTGATTGTCATGGTTGGCGCTACGACTGTAACTGTCACTGAAGCTGATGCACAGTTCCCAGAATTTGCTTTTTCGCAGATTTCATAAGTCAAAGTATACGTTCCTGCAGGAGCATTTGGAACTAACTCAACAGTTCCGTCTGGCTTTAATGTCAATACTTGATCAGGATCTGGAGTTAATACCTTCAGCTCAACATCAGCAGGCGCTAATGGATTGCTGTCTAATTTATCATTGTCTAAAACATTGATAACTTTAACTATTTCATTAATACCTGTAATAGGTCCTGCTTCATCCTTAATAGCTGCAATTATTCTTTTTTCAACAGGAATTGTAATTACTGCAGGTGTTGCATCTACTGCTCCACTATTGTCTGTTGCTGTGAAGGTAAATGAATCGTTTCCTGAAAAAGAACCGCTTGGATCGTAAGTCAGCATCCCTGCTTCCGTTGGTGTTAAAATTTGACCAACAGCTACTGGCGAACCATTTAAAGCTAATGTACCGTTTGATGGCAAACTCAGTATAATGTAATTTGCAACTGTTCCATCTGTATCCGTTGCTGATAAAGCTTTAATAGCTGTTGCACCAGCACTAGACGGAATTGCCGTATTTGTATCATCGTTTGCGACAGGAGCATTATTGCCAACAGGAATAGTGATCGTTCCTGGCAGTAATGCTTTTAATCCTAAATCGTCTGTAACCGTAAAATCAAAAGTTACATTTCCTGAGAAGGTTCCGCTCGGAGTATAGAATACCATTGCCGCTTCTGCTGGTGTTAAAATCTGATTCACTGTAATCGGGTTGCCTGCCAACGTTAAAATACCGTCTGTCGGCAAGCTCAGAATTGTATAACTGGCAATTGTCCCGTCAATATCGCTTCCTGTCAAAGCATTGATTCTTACTGCTCCTGCTGTTGATGCGATTGCATTATTTGTATCATCATTTGCAATCGGAGCATCATTCACTGCCGTAACAGTGATTTCGATATTGGCTGTTGAAGTCAAGCTGCCGTCAGTAATCACATATGGGAAGCTGATTGGCGTCGTCGAATTGAAATTAGCCGCAGGCGTAAAAGTGATCGCTCCCGATGCCGAAATATTTACCGTTCCGTTCGGAACCGAAATGGTCTGAACCCCGCCTGTAAGCGCCGTTCCGTTGATGGAAGCGATTGAAAGCGCGTCTCCATCCGCATCCGTATCGTTCGCAAGAGGCGTCAGGGCAATTGCATTATCTTCTGCAGCCGTATAGGTGTCATTTACCGCAATTGGAGCATCATTCACTGCCGTTACGGTGATTTCGATATTGGCTGTCGAAGTCAGGCTGCCGTCAGTAACCACATAAGGGAAGCTGATTGGCGTCGTCGAATTAAAATTGGCCGCAGGCGTGAAAGTGATCGCTCCCGATGCCGAAATATTTACCGTTCCGTTTGGAACCGAAATGGTCTGAACCCCGCCTGTAAGCGCCGTTCCGTTGATGGAAGCGATTGAAAGCGCGTCTCCATCCGCATCCGTATCGTTCGCAAGAGGCGTCAGGGCAATTGCATTATCTTCTGCAGCCGTATAGGTGTCTTTTACCGCAATTGGGGCGTCATTTACTGCCGTTACGGTGATTTCGATATTGGCTGTCGAAGTCAGGCTGCCGTCAGTAACCACATAAGGGAAGCTGATTGGCGTCGTCGAATTAAAATTGGCCGCAGGCGTGAAAGTGATCGCTCCCGATGCCGAAATATTTACCGTTCCGTTCGGAACCGAAATGGTCTGAACCCCGCCTGTAAGCGCCGTTCCGTTGATGGAAGCGATTGAAAGCGCGTCTCCATCCGCATCCGTATCGTTCGCAAGAGGCGTCAGGGCAATTGCATTATCTTCTGCAGCCGTATAGGTGTCATTTACCGCAATTGGAGCATCATTCACTGCCGTTACGGTGATTTCGATATTGGCTGTCGAAGTCAGGCTGCCGTCAGTAATAACGTATGGGAAGCTGATCGGCGTCGTCGAATTAAAATTGGCCGCAGGCGTGAAAGTGATCGCTCCCGATGCCGAAATATTTACCGTTCCGTTTGGAACCGAAATGGTCTGAACCCCGCCTGTAAGCGCCGTTCCGTTGATGGAAGCGATTGAAAGCGCATCTGCGTCAGCATCCGTATCGTTCGCAAGAGGCGTCAAAGGAATCGTGTTGTCTTCTGCAGCCGTATAGGTGTCTTTTACCGCAATTGGGGCGTCATTCACTGCCGTAACGGTGATTTCGATATTGGCTGTCGAAGTCAGGCTGCCGTCAGTAACCACATAAGGGAAGCTGATTGGCGTCGTCGAATTAAAATTGGCCGCAGGCGTGAAAGTGATCGCTCCCGATGCCGAAATATTCACCGTTCCGTTTGGAACCGAAATGGTCTGAACCCCGCCTGTAAGCGCCGTTCCGTTGATAGAAGCGATTGAAAGCGCGTCTCCATCCGCATCCGTATCGTTGGCAAGAGGCGTCAAAGGAATCGTATTGTCTTCTGCAGCCGTATAGGTGTCTTTTACCGCAATTGGAAAATGTTTCACATCTGGTGTAACGGTTCCTGAATTATCTCCTCCAGTCGGATCATTCTGTTCTCCAGATATAGAAGCTGTATTGGCATAAGAACCTGAAGCATTTACTGTAGCCTGCATGGTAAGAGTAGCACTGGCACCGTTTGCAAGATTATTAATAGTCCAATCTGGCGCAGACCATGTTCCAACTGAAGGCGAAGCGCTTACAAAAGTATATCCCGAAGGAAGAACATCTGTAACTTTCACTCCTGTTGCTGCACTAGGTCCCGCATTGGAAGCTGTAATTGTAAACGTAACAGTGCTTCCAACATTTGGTGAAGTATTATTAACTGATTTGGTTACAGAAAGATTTGACTGAACCAAAGGTGTGGCAGTGGCCGAATTATTTCCGTTAGTCCCATCAGGATTATTCC
This genomic interval carries:
- a CDS encoding Ig-like domain-containing protein, which codes for MSMIKNYFNLNNGLNLQKTIALFFVFFIFSQAADAQCATPIMGCSNTDLSNFGAASNSNAATIEYDNFVSSWHTTVVRTSDGSFQTWGETISSTGTNQLSPITINKANFPALSAGAVPLKAALGSSSSDNVQGILLATDGLYAWSKVGAVLDASLTSSAVFQKLTIGGNANGLPSGVAPGDVKMMFGTFKTLAITTCSGDVWVISQTAAVRANGASGNSTTWYRVRTSENNNPFLTDVVACRGNNDALMALKSDGTVYIWGVNVFLGNNSAAANQNYASAMTLPAGITPKMIGSTGTGTLQSHYILATNGSLYALGNNSNRQLGDWTSATERLAWIQPRYTSASGPFMNDIKWFSPQEHDARYAAINVLTNANKIYAFGNSNGSLLGVGSATSNNPTIPGGLGASDNILAIETGGHTSMLVKSCEAKFGYVGHRISGSMGDGTNNTTNETSYTFATADVQICGAESNPAIQPISTGGGPDSKYCVDDPVILNPTPAGGTLSIMSGPGTLAGNTLSFTGEGTVSVKYSVTTSCGGTSVTTRNFDAALCPADLEITKTADNLSPSVGNNVVFTITAKNKGPYKATGIAVSDVLPSGYTFVSAVPSIGTWLAPNWTVGSLANGASASLTVTATVNSTGSYGNTASISGNNPDGTNGNNSATATPLVQSNLSVTKSVNNTSPNVGSTVTFTITASNAGPSAATGVKVTDVLPSGYTFVSASPSVGTWSAPDWTINNLANGASATLTMQATVNASGSYANTASISGEQNDPTGGDNSGTVTPDVKHFPIAVKDTYTAAEDNTIPLTPLANDTDADGDALSIASINGTALTGGVQTISVPNGTVNISASGAITFTPAANFNSTTPISFPYVVTDGSLTSTANIEITVTAVNDAPIAVKDTYTAAEDNTIPLTPLANDTDADADALSIASINGTALTGGVQTISVPNGTVNISASGAITFTPAANFNSTTPISFPYVITDGSLTSTANIEITVTAVNDAPIAVNDTYTAAEDNAIALTPLANDTDADGDALSIASINGTALTGGVQTISVPNGTVNISASGAITFTPAANFNSTTPISFPYVVTDGSLTSTANIEITVTAVNDAPIAVKDTYTAAEDNAIALTPLANDTDADGDALSIASINGTALTGGVQTISVPNGTVNISASGAITFTPAANFNSTTPISFPYVVTDGSLTSTANIEITVTAVNDAPIAVNDTYTAAEDNAIALTPLANDTDADGDALSIASINGTALTGGVQTISVPNGTVNISASGAITFTPAANFNSTTPISFPYVITDGSLTSTANIEITVTAVNDAPIANDDTNNAIASTAGAVRINALTGSDIDGTIASYTILSLPTDGILTLAGNPITVNQILTPAEAAMVFYTPSGTFSGNVTFDFTVTDDLGLKALLPGTITIPVGNNAPVANDDTNTAIPSSAGATAIKALSATDTDGTVANYIILSLPSNGTLALNGSPVAVGQILTPTEAGMLTYDPSGSFSGNDSFTFTATDNSGAVDATPAVITIPVEKRIIAAIKDEAGPITGINEIVKVINVLDNDKLDSNPLAPADVELKVLTPDPDQVLTLKPDGTVELVPNAPAGTYTLTYEICEKANSGNCASASVTVTVVAPTMTIKAESYCFNNAAYVSYSVKADNFTPSGLLTINWVDSSNRVVATQTGMPLNGNVLWPGTAVDGNNLPTDWPGWILANGQWIEGNDGFELTRPAVTMQFSLNPTQSVTVNYPSATSGCTAKPHFGINAGNDDDFTTADGINGSLEAINVLKNDKLNGLPVNPVDVILTADKFPQGITLNQDGTIDVAPGTKGGDYILTYQICEKANPGNCSSATVRIFVEKPSVSLVMKVKLNDENGNGNVEAGETLTYTFTVTNTGNATLNNVLISDILPGITITGGPISLGVGQSDSLTFTGTYTLTQADINAGHLSNQATVSGSTQSGIVATDQSDSENINGDNPTVIELNGCSIKIYNAVSLNGDGMNERFYIKGIECYPDNTVQIYNRWGVLVFDRDHYNNNDIVFKGYSEGRTTVKGSEGLPEGTYYYILKYKDSASKPKQEAGYLYLAK